TCAGGCGACATCTCGACAAGCACGCATTCGTAGTCGCCGTCCAGCAGTCCGGCCACGCGCGTGCCCGGCGCGGGGCTCAGGCCGGCTTTCATCCGGCGGTAGCACTCGTTGAGGACGTAATGCGCCACGCTGGCTTTCAGACCGATCACGATCAGCTCTGGCATGCCGAGCGTTTGTGTGATGCCGATGGAGTAGGCAAACGGCGGCAGATCGCCTTCAGCGCTGACGGCAATGATGTGCAGGCCGTATTGGTCGATGTCGGCCAGGGCGCGCTGTTCGCTCGCCGCTTCCTCCTCGGGGCTGTGGCTGCAGGCGGACGGATTCGCTGTCAGGCCTTCATCTTGGTCTTCTTCCTCGTCTTCATCATCGTCGTTTTCCCAGCGCTCCCAGGCTGCGCCCACGTGGGAACGCCAGGCACTCCATCCCTGCGGCAGATCACTCACTTCGGCCACAGTTGCATCGCGCTCGAAGACGCAGCCCAGGCACAGGAGGACCGGTTCGCCTGGGTCGTCGGTGGTGGCGTCGTGGAATTGCCAGTCACCATCGCGATCGTGCGAGACCCGCAGGATCGGGAGTCTGTTGTGGACCACGAGGGTGGTGCAATAACTGATTGCGTTGACGGGAGCGGCGAAAGGCCAGTGGGCAAAAGCGTGGGTGTGGGACATGGCGGATCAAATGTTGGGATTGGGTAATTGTAGTGCGGGAAAATCGCCTGCGGCGATTTTCCCTACAGAACTTGCAGGAGGCGGAAGGGCAAGAAATCGCTTGCGCGATTTCCCTTAGTTAGGGGAATCGGAGAGGCTTTCCCTTGCAAGGGAAAGCCGGATTCGCCGCGCCGGGCATGCCCGGCGAAACCCGGCGAATCCCCCGCGCCCCGCGGGTTCAATTCCCGCCGCCTGTTGGCGCTAAAAAAAAGGCCACCCGGTGGGTGGCCTTTCGCATACGGTGGTGGAGGCGGCGGGAATTGAACCCGCGTCCGCAAGCGCTCTACAGACAGTTCTACATACTTAGCTCTGCCATTTAATTTGACTCATACAACGCGGACGAGCACGCTGTGTACAAGCGAGTTACCTATGATTTAGTCCGGAACTAAGTAACCCAGTTCAAGACGAGTCCCTGTAAATGACTCTAGAGCTTTTGACGGCCCACCCCAGGGACGAGGTGTTCTAGAGCTAGCAGCAATTAAGCTGCGAGTGCGTACGAGTTATCGTTTGCAGTTAAGTTTTTCAGGTTGTATTTACGAGGTAGCCCGCCCTCGGTATGCCCTGCACTGCTTTACAACCCACGTCGAAACCAGGTCGCCCCCGCAGAGACTCCATTGTACCCCATGCGCTTTGCCCGTGCAGACCCCATTCGTGACAAGACGTTTCAGAATAATCTGTTGCTTTACGGCACAATGTTAGTTGCCACACAGAATGTATTGCCGTATAGTATCTCTCATCGGCACTGCACTGCCTCCTGCCAACCTTTAAGGACTACCATGATGCCCAGCAAATTCACTCTCCATGCAATTGCCGCCTTGTGCCTTGCCGGCGTTGGCAGCACCGCCATCGCCGCCGAAGTACCCGCCGTCTTCGATGCCCGCAGCTGCAAGGCTGAGTATCCGAAAGCTGCCTTGATGAACGAAGAGCAAGGCGTGGTATCCATGATGTTCCTGGTGTCGGCCGAAGGCCGCGTGCTCGAATCCAAGCTCGACAAGACGAGTGGCTTCAAGTCGCTCGACAAGGCAGCCCTGAAGGCCGTCGCCGAATGCAAATTCAAGCCGGGCATGAAGGATGGCAAGCCTGATTCTACCTGGACCAAGGTTGATTACAACTGGACCCTGGGCTGAACCGATTTTTTTGTACTACCCGCGTTTCCCTGTTTTTCCTCGAAGATGATTTTAAGCCACCCTCGGGTGGCTTTTTTTTTATTTCGGCATTACCAAAATTGAAAATTTTCACGCATAAACTTTCTTAGCGCATACACTATCGCTACAGTGAATGGCACAACGGAGAATTGCATGAAAAACACGATGACAGCTTGCATATTGGCCATGGGCACTGCGTTGGCCCAGGCTGACAATGCGCCCATGGCCCCGGTCATGCAGGAGCCGGTCGCCGCAGGACAGACCTGGACCTACAAGCGCGTGCTCAAGACGCCGGCCGGGACCAGCGAATCGCGCACGATTTTCCGCGCCGGCCAGGGTCCCGGCGGCGCCCTGGTGGCCGAATCCATGCCGGCCGCGCTGACGGGGCGCCCGACACTGTGGCACCAGGGGCCCACCATCGGCAATGACTCCTGCATGATCGACGTGTTCGGAACGGGATCGCTGGGCATCATCAATAGCTGCACCACCACCTTTGTGCCCGGCATGGACTGGACGACTGAAAATCAAATCCAGGGCAAGCGGGTCTTCCAGCGCTACGAAGTGCTCGACACGGAATACATCACCGTTGCGGCCGGGTCGTTTAACGCCATCAAAATCGAAGCGCTGTGGGAAACCGCCGGGGCAACAGGCAGCCGGCCGACCCATAAGGTGACCTACTGGTACGCACCGGAAACCCGGGCCATGGCCAAGGTCCACCGACAGTTTTTAAATAGCAAGGGCGCCATCGAGTCGGAAGCGACCGAAGAACTCGAAGGCTTCCGCCAGACGATCGCGCGCTGACATCCCCTACCCCGGTTCGCCAGGCGGCAGTGCCCCCGCAGCACATTCTATGCGTTTATTGGTGCCGAGCTGGCGCGCCTCGAACACATGAGGCCTCCCCGGGACAGAACGCAGCTCGCCCTCGCTTCCCTGAACGCATTGTTTGCTGAAACACTGGCACAGACAGCGCCCCGTTGAACGGCAGGGACCCGCAATGCGGATCCCTGTCTCCGCTAGGTTTTGCGCGATGCCATCTTGCTGCTGGTGTAGATGGAATACAGCGCCGACAAGCCCACCAGCACATAAACGATGCGCGACAGCGGCGTTTGCGTGCCGAACAGGGTGGCCACCAGGTCCACGTTGAACAGCCCGACCAGACCCCAGTTGAGGCCCCCGACGATCAGCAAGACCATGGCGATCCAGTCCAGCGCATTCATCTTGGATTTGCTCATGCTGCCACTGCCACTGCGCCGGTCGGACAAATGCCTGCGGTCATTCGCTGGTGCGTTGATAGTTGCCATTGCTCCCTCCTTGGTGTGTTGACATGAACACGCCGCCGTGGCAGCGCGCGCACCGGCAGCGAGCCGCTGCGGCTCGCTCAGAAAACCGGTGACTCCCCTACGACAGCAAAAAAACGGCCAAGTTTGCTCAATGTGTGTAGTTTCTGCGTAATCAGGATGACGGCCCGCCCTCGGCCGCGCCCACGTCGATTTCCAGCATGTTCTTGATGGCGTTGTTGAACGCGGGCAGGTCGTCCGGTTTGCGGCTGGTGACGAGACGGCCATCAATGACTACTTCGTCGTCAGTCCACTCCGCCCCGGCATTGCGCAGGTCCGTCTGCAGGCTGGGCCAGCTTGTCATGTGACTGGCTTTGGCCACGCCGGCGTCGATCAGGGGCCAGGGCCCGTGGCAGATGGCAGCGATCGGCTTTTCTTCGCCGGCGAACTGGCGGATGAAGTCGATCGATTCGGCACTCATGCGCAGCGTGTCGGGATTGGCCACCCCGCCCGGCAGCACCAGCGCGTCAAAGTCACGCGGACTGGCGTCGCGCACGTTCATCTCCACTTCGAAACTGTCGCCTGGTTTGTCGTGGTGCACGCCCTGCACCTGCGCCCCCTTGTCCTTGGGCGACACCAGGATCACGGTGGCGCCGTGCTGCTCAAGGAAACTGCGCGGCGAAGTGTATTCAATCTGTTCCACCCCATCGGTCATGAGGAAGGCAACCCGTTTGCCGGCCAAGCTTTGTCCAGTAGTCTGCTCCATGCAGGTTTCTCCTTGCGATATCAATAGTAAAAGCCATTGTAGAAGCTGGGCCGGCACGGTGGCGCTACTGTGCCCAAACGCAAGGAGTAACTGATTTGTGCAAGCGCCGCGCAGGTTGCCGGGAGAAACCGCCTGTGCCGACCGAATGGTTGCGGGGAATCAACGATGATTGGCGTCCCGGTAGCATAGTCTCTACAGTGCCTACGAGGAGACTGCAAGTGGCGTCCGGGTGTCCCTTCATTCCAGCCGCATTCCGATGCGCGCGCGTGCCGCTAGCTGCGCGTGGCGGCGCGCGGATTGAAAGCGAGCTCGCGTGCCATGGCCTGGTACAGCTCACGCGCGCGGGGATGGTCGGCAGGGGGCAGCACCACCTCCAGTTCAAGGTACAGGTCCCCTGCCGGATGAGCCGGGAGGCCGCGCCCGCGCAGCCGCAGCTTGCGCCCGCCCTGCGAGCCGGCCGGGACCGTGACGCTCACCTGCCCCGACGGTGTGGCCACGTCAATGCTGGCACCGAGCGCTGCCTCCCAGGGCGTCACGGGCAGGCGTGCAATGACATTCTTGCCTTCCACCCGGTAGCGCGGTTCGGGCCGCAGCTGCAGCTCCAGCACCAGGTCGCCAGGCGGGCCGCCGTGGTAGCCGGGCCGGCCCTGGCCGGGCATGCGCAGCTGCTGACCGGGCAAGGCGCCCTTGGGAATGGTGACATGGACCTGCTGCTCGCCGGCGCCGCCCGGCAGCTGCAGGCTCACCAGGCGGCTGGCACCGTGATAGATGTCATGCAGCGACACCGGCATGGTGGCGTGAATATCCTCTCCCGGTTGCCCCGCCGTGGCACCGCGCCGGCGCGTGCCTGCCTGGGCGAACAGGTCGGAAAAGAAATCGGCGCCCGCAAATTCGGCACTGCCGAAGTCTTGCCCGGGGAAGCCATGGGCCGCCCTGCTCCGCGGCCCCGCACCGGCCCGGCCGAAACTGCCGGCGCCCCAGTCCGGCGGCCGGGACCGCTGGCCATGCATGCCGGCAGCAGGCGCGTCGTAGGCGGCGCGTTTTTCAGCGTCGCCCAGCACGGCGTAGGCTTCGTTGATTTCCTTGGTTTTCTGGTCCGCGTCCGTGGCTTTGCTGATGTCCGGATGGTGCTTGCGCACCAGCCTGCGGTACGCCGCCTTGATGTCTTCCGCCGACGCATTGCGCGCCACGCCCAGGGTCTTGTAATAGTCCTTGTATTCCACGGCCCACGCTCCGGATCGGGTATACCCCATCGTACTGTCAGGCCAGCGGCGGGAGCGCACGCTTCCGCTACGCATTGTTGAAAAGGAGTTGCCATGAACCGTTGGGTAAAGGGAACCAGCCTGGTATTGGCTGTGCTGGCTGCAGGCGCCCTGGCCGTCGCCGTGGCGGGCAAGTACCTGGGCGAGCGCAAAATGGCGCGCGTGATCACCGTGGAGATGGCGCCATTTGTCATGCCATCGAAGGCGATCTCGCTGGCGCAGGGGCGCTACCTGTTTTCCACGCGCGGCTGCGCCGATTGCCACGGCGCTAACGGGGCCGGGCGCGAAATCATCCGCAGCGGCGCCATGCTGGTGGTCTCGCCCGCCATCGCACCGGGCGCCGACAGCATCACCAACAGCTATACCGCCACCGACTGGGTGCGCACCCTGCGCCATGGGATCAAGCCGGACGGGCGACCGGTCATGATCATGCCCAGCGAAGACTACAACCGCCTCACCGACGATGATGTGGCCGCCCTGATCAGCTATGTGCGCCGCCTGCCCCCGGTCGATGGGCGCGCGGCGCTGGTGCAGCTGCCGCTGACGGTCAAGGTGATGTACGCGTTTGGCTACGTCAAGGATGCGGCGGAAATGATCAACCACGCTCTGCCGCCGCAGCAGCCGGTGCTGCCTTCCGTCAGCCTCGAACATGGCAAGTACGTGGCCAACAGCTGCATCGGCTGCCATGGTGCCGGTTTGTCGGGCGGCCGTATCCCCGGCTCGCCCCCGGACTGGCCGGCGCCGGCCAACCTGACCCCGGGCCCCGGCAACGCCATGGCGCTGTACGACACGCCGGAAGCCTTCATGGCCATGCTGCGCACGGGCAATCGGCCAGACGGCAGCGCCATCAGCAAGGTGATGCCGTTCGGCTCGCTCAAGCAGATGAACGACACCGATGTGCGCGCCCTGCACGCCTACCTGCAAACCTTGCCGCCGCGACCGGCCGGCGGGCGCTGACCGGCGCGCATCGAGCCGGCGCCGGGCTAGCGATCGTCGCGGGGCTCGTAGCGCGGATCGTCGCGCGAATCGTCGCGCGGATCGTTGCGTGAATCGTTGCGCGGATCATCGCGTAGCTCGTAGCGCGGTTCATGGTGCGGCTGGTAGCCGTCGCGCCGATCAAAGTCGCCGCGTTCGTGGTCCGGCAGTGCGCGGCCATAACCGGTGTCGGGCCCGTAACCACGGCTGCGCCCGCTGCTCACCAGCCGTACCGACGAAATGGCGCGGCGCAGCGAGCGGTCGAGCACTCTGTATTCCCCGGGACCGTACACGCGGCACATGCCGCCAAAGTCACGGTGCTGACACACTTCCCAGCGGCCGCGCTCAATCAGCATGGATTGCGCCCGGTCATTAAAGCCGGCGCGGGCCAGGTTGTCGTTGCCGCCCCGGATGGGCAGGGCACGCCCACCCAGATTGGTGCCCTCGAACAGGACCAGTTCCGGCTGGCGGGCACGGCGCCGGGCATCGCGCCACTCGCCGCGTTCGTCGCGGCTGTCGCCGCGCTCGATTTCGCGCAGCGATGACAGATTGCCGGTAAAGCGGCCAAGGCTGCGGTACTGGCCCGGTTCATAGATCCGGCATTCTCCCTGATAACGGGCGTGGAAGCACAGTTCCCAGATACCCGACTGCACCACCATGCTGGCGGACCGGTCGTTGAAACCATATCGGTTCAGGTCGGGTGTGTCGCCGCGCAGGCGCACTTCGCGCCCATCAAAATCGCCGGCGGAAAAAAGGATGACCTCGCCGGCACCGGCAGCCTGGGCCAGCGAGGCCGTGAACGCCACGGCGGCCATGTTGAGCAATGATTTCATGGTGGTTCCTTCGCATCAAGATGATGGCATTGTGCTGCGTTCACGCAAGCGCGGGTGTTACAGGGCCACCTCTGTTGTAACAAATTCCTACGCCCGTGGCCGCCACCCGTGCATGGCCAATTATCAGTAGAATCGCTGTTTGCCCTTTGCCACTATCCTTTATGCAGCAGCCCCCTACGCAGCAGCCCTCTCCGCAGCAGCCCCACCGGCACGCGCCTTTTACTGTCCGCTCCGAGACGGCTGCCTTGTGGCACCTGTCCTGGCCGATGCTGGTGGGACAGCTGGCGACGGTGGGCATGGGCGTGGCGGACGTTGCCATGACGGGCCAGGTGAGCGCGGCCGCCCTGGCTGCCGTCTCGCTGGGCGCATCGGTATGGTCGATCATCGTGGTGACCGTGATTGGCGTGATGCAGGCCATTAATACAGTAGTGGCACACGAAATAGGCGCCGGCCAGACCGCAAGCATCGCCCACACCGTGCGCCAGGCGCTGTGGAAAGGGGCCCTGGTAGGGCTGGTGGCCTGCCTGCTCACCAACCTGGCCACACTGGTATTCAATCATATTGGCCTGGAAGCGAGCGTCAATGCCGAAGCTTCCCTGTATGTGCACGTGATCAGCCTGGGCATGCCGGCCTTTGCGTGCTTTCGCGCCCTCTACGGCTACACCACGAGCATTAACGAGACCAAGCCCGTGATGGTCATTTCCATCCTCGGCCTGCTGTACAACATCCTGGCCAACTGGCTGCTCATTTTCGGCAACTGGGGCTTTCCCGAGCTGGGCGCCCTGGGCTGCGCGGTGGCCACCGCTTCCGGCATGTGGCTCATGCTCCTGGCCATGGTGGCCTGGATCCGCTATGCGCCTGCCTACCGCGCCACCTATCCGTTCACGCATTGGGAAGGTCCCCACTGGCCGGAAATTGCCGCCATGCTGCGCCTCGGCCTGCCCATTGGCGTGACCTATTTCGCCGAAGTGAGCGCCTTTGGCGCCGTAAGCCTGCTGGTGGCGCGCTTTGGTGTGGTGCAGGTGGCGGCGCACCAGATCGCACTGAATTTTGCCTCCTTCGTGTTCATGGTCCCGCTCAGTTTTGGCGTGGGCATGATAACCCGCGTCGGCCAGGCGCTGGGCGAAGGCAATCCGGCGCGGGCCCGCTTCGCGTCCTTTGTGGGCGTGGGCATGTCGGTCGCCTTTTCCGTACTGTCGGCCCTGTTCATCCTCGTGTTTCGCTGGGAAATCGCGCGCGCCTACACGGTGGACCCGGCGGTGCAAGCCCTGTGCGTGCAGCTGCTGCTGTTTGCCGCCCTGTTCCAGCTGTCCGATGCCACCCAGGTGGCCGCCTCGTCCGCCATACGCGGCTACAAGGTCACGCGCCAGCCCATGCAGATCCAGTTGCTGGCGTTCTGGGGCGTTTCCCTGCCGGTGGGCTGCATGCTGGGCCTGGCGCCGGACTGGTTCGCCTGGTCGCCGGCGCAGCCCATGGCCGCCCAGGGCTTCTGGATCGGCCTGGTGCTGGGCCTGACCGTCGCTGCCGTGCTGCTGACCTGGTCGCTGCAGCGCCTGTCGCGCCTGCGGGCGCAGCCGGCCGCGCCCGTGGCTGCCCCCGCACGCTAGTGTTGCTAAGTATTCATATTTACAGCGGGATCGGCGTGACTCTGGTATCGTCTTGCCGGTTCATCAGATTAACTTTCACAAAGAGACTCCCATGCGCTTTATGCTCTGTCTTCTCGCTGCATTGTCGTGCGCGCCGGCCCTGGCCGAGCGCCTGACACTGGACCGCATCCACGCCGATTCTGCCCTGTCGGGCAAGCCGGTGACGAACCTGAAAGTGTCGCCCGACGGCGCGCGCGTGACCTTCCTGCGCGGCCGCCCCGACAACCAGTACCAGATGGATTTGTGGGAATACAACATGAAGGCGAAGACCCAGCGCCGCCTGGTCGATTCCAAGCTGCTGGTGCCTAATGAAGTACTTTCGCCGGAAGAGCAGGCGCGGCGTGAACGGGCGCGCAGCGCCAGCCTGTCGGGCATCCTGAACTACAGCTGGTCCCCGGACGGTAACACGCTGCTGGTGCCGATCGCGGGCGACCTGTTCCTGGTCGACGCCAACAAGCCGGCATCGGCGCGCAAGGTCGCCAGCGGCAACGTGGCCGACCCCAAGCTGTCGCCAAAGGGCCGCTACCTGTCCTTCGTGCGCAAGCAGAACCTGTTCGTGATCGACCTGACCACCGGCCAGGAAAAACAGCTCACCACCGACGGCGGCGGCACCGTTTTCAATGGCGAAGCCGAATTCGTGGCCCAGGAAGAGATGGACCAGCGCACCGGTTACTACTGGGCGCCTGATGAATCGTACATCGCCTACAAGCGCTTTGACGAGTCGCCGGTCCCGGTCGTGAAGCGGTTTGAAATCCTGGCCGACCGCACCACCGTGGTTGAGCAGCGCTATCCGGCCGCGGGCGACCCGAATGTGCTGGTGGACCTGATGCTGGTCTCGCCCGTCACCGGCGCCCAGCGCAAGGTGGAACTGGGCGCGAACCGCGATATCTACCTGGTGCAGGCCGACTGGAGTGCCGACAGCAAGCATCTGGTGTACCAGCTGCAGTCGCGCGACCAGAAGCGCCTGGACCTGATTGCCGTCGACGCCGCCACGCTGGCGCAGCGCCCCCTGCTCACGGAAACCTCGCGCACCTGGGTCAGCCTGCACAACGACCTCAAGTTCCTCAAGGGCCGCAACGCCTTTTTGTGGTCGTCCGAGCGCACCGGTCGCAACCACCTGTACCTGTATGACATGTCCGGCAAGCTGCTGACGGCTGTCTCGGCCGGCAACTGGGGCATCGACGAAGTCCTGGCAGTCGACGAGAAAGCCAACCGCGTGTATGTGGCCTCGAACCGCGACGCCGCCATCGACCGCCAGGTCTATGCGCTGGCACTGAACGGCAGCACGGCCGACAAGCCAACCCGCATCACCAAGGCCGACGGCTGGCACAACGTGTCGTTTGCGCAGAACGGCCAGATCTACGTCGACAACTTCTCCGATCCATCGACCCCGCCGCAGGTATCGATCCACCGCGCCGACGGCAAGATGATCGACTGGCTGGAAAAGAACGAAGTCAATGCCAGCCACCCCTACGCGCGCTACATGCCGGACCTGCTCAAGCCGGAATACGGCACGCTGCAATCGCACGATGGCCAGACCCTGCACTACTCGATCATCAAGCCGGCCCGCATGCAGCCGAACGCGAAGTATCCGGTGTATGTGTCCCATTACGGCGGCCCCGGCGCCCAGCACGTGGCGCGCCGCTGGGGTGGCGACTTTGACCAGTACATGGCGCAGCAGGGCTTTATCGTGTTCAAGCTCGACAACCGTGGCTCGGCGCGCCGCGAGCGCAAGTTCGTTGACGCCATCTACGGCAACATGGGCAAGGCCGAAGTGGAAGACCAGCTGGTGGGCATCGACTGGCTGCGCAAGCAAAGCTTCGTCGACCCGGCGCGCATTGGCGTCAACGGCTGGAGCTACGGCGGCTACCTGACGCTGCGCCTGCTGTCGGCAGCGTCCGACAAGATCGCCATTGGCGTTTCCGGCGCACCGGTGACCGACTGGGCCCTGTACGACACCCATTACACCGAACGCTACACGGGCGGCACCCCAAAAGCCAACCCTGACGCATACAAGAACAGCGGCGTCTTCAACTATCTCGATGGTCTGAAGTCACCCCTGCTGCTGATTCATGGCATGGCCGACGATAACGTCCTGTTCAGCAATACCACGCGCCTGATCGATGAACTGGTCAACCGTGGTGTCCGCTTCGATCTGATGACCTATCCCGGCGCCAAGCACGGCATCGCTTCGCGGGCAGGCAAGCGTCACCGCGACGCTACCATCGACGCCTTCTTCCGCAAGCATCTGGCGGAACCGCGCCGTTAAATGCCGGGCCGGTAAACAAGAATAGCCGCGTTGATCGCGGCTATTTTTTTTTGTGCAAAGCCGGGAGGCAGCGCCCGCGCAGGCAAGGCACGCGCACTACGCGCAACACACACGGGCACCGGCGCTGCGCAAAAAAATAGCCGCGACATGCGCGGCTATTTTCTGCAGGCTCAGGCTAGAACTTTTCAGTTCAGCGAGTCCTTGACTTGCTCCTTGGCATCACCATATTTTTCCTGGGTTTTGCCTTCCACCTGGTTCTTCAGGCCCTTGGCTTCCTGCTCTTTATTGCCAACCATCTTGCCGGCCTCTTCCTGAATCTTGCCGCCGATGTCTTGCATCTTGCCATTGACTTGGTCTTTGTTCATGATGGACTCCTTGTTGTTGCCCATGTCCGGGTGGACATGCAGTGAGTTCATCATAGGACGGACAGGCAGCTGTTTCTGTTCGTTCGCATACATTCAGCCGTCATTTTCCTGACAACTATTACCGGGCGGGCTTGCGCCAGACACTGGCGAGCCAGGGCTGCTGCTCGCGCGGCAATCCTGGTGGCCGATAATAGTGATGCAAGGCGGTAAAGCCTGCTGACGTGACGAAACGCTCCCACGTTTCATAATCGTAGTAACTGCCGTAACGGTCGCCGTTCCAGCCTTCCTGGTTCTGGCCGCGCGGATTGGAACTGAACAGCACGCCGCCAGGCTTGAGGCAGGCAAACAAACTGGCCAGCACCGCCGGCAGCACGCGGCTGGGCACGTGAAACAGCACGGCATTGGCGAACACGCCGTCAAACATGCAGGCGGGAAGATCGAGGTGGGCGAACTCCTGCTGCCACACTTCGCAGCCACTGTAGGCACGTGCCATCTTGACGAACTCGGCCGAGCCGTCGACCCCGACCGCGCGGTGGCCCATGGCGGAGAAAGCCTTCAGGTCGCGTCCCGGACCGCAGCCCAGGTCCAGCAGCGTGAATGGGGCCGGCGCCTCGATGGCGGCCAGCAGCGCCGACATGTTCTGGCTGACGTCGTGGTCGATGGTACCGGCAAAGAATTGCTCGGCATGCTGGTCGTAGTGCGCCAGCGTGCGGCGCGTGATGGCGTCAATCTCGTCGTTCATGGCCCGATCTTAACACCATCATCCCCCGCTGTTACCAGACCTTGACGCGCTCGGCGGGCGCCAGGTACAGCGCCTGGCCAGGCTGCACATTAAACGCCTTGTACCACGCATCGAGATTGCGCACGATGGCAGTGCGGTACGGCGCCGGCGCATGGCCATCGGTGAGGACTTGCTGGCGGTAGGCCGGTTCGCGCATCTTGGACTGCCACGCCCTGGCGTAGCCGGTGAAGAACTGCTGGTCGGCGTCGGCAGGCGCATCCTTGCCTGCCAGCGTGGCGCGGTAGGCATCATGGGCCGCCGCCACGCCGGCCAGGTCGGCCAGGTTTTCCGACAGCGTCAGCTGGCCATTCACGTTCAGGTCCGGGAACGGCTGGTAAGCGCTGAACTGGTCGACCAGGCGATTGGCCGCCTTCTTGAAGTGGTCCATATCGCCCTT
This region of Massilia sp. PAMC28688 genomic DNA includes:
- a CDS encoding DUF4262 domain-containing protein, with the translated sequence MSHTHAFAHWPFAAPVNAISYCTTLVVHNRLPILRVSHDRDGDWQFHDATTDDPGEPVLLCLGCVFERDATVAEVSDLPQGWSAWRSHVGAAWERWENDDDEDEEEDQDEGLTANPSACSHSPEEEAASEQRALADIDQYGLHIIAVSAEGDLPPFAYSIGITQTLGMPELIVIGLKASVAHYVLNECYRRMKAGLSPAPGTRVAGLLDGDYECVLVEMSPDHYRDYLGWALWRNDGPNFQARQIVYPNTANIYPWDAEATEGFKNWQPVLSAPEDQGPR
- a CDS encoding energy transducer TonB — protein: MMPSKFTLHAIAALCLAGVGSTAIAAEVPAVFDARSCKAEYPKAALMNEEQGVVSMMFLVSAEGRVLESKLDKTSGFKSLDKAALKAVAECKFKPGMKDGKPDSTWTKVDYNWTLG
- a CDS encoding DUF378 domain-containing protein, which codes for MATINAPANDRRHLSDRRSGSGSMSKSKMNALDWIAMVLLIVGGLNWGLVGLFNVDLVATLFGTQTPLSRIVYVLVGLSALYSIYTSSKMASRKT
- a CDS encoding type 1 glutamine amidotransferase domain-containing protein, coding for MEQTTGQSLAGKRVAFLMTDGVEQIEYTSPRSFLEQHGATVILVSPKDKGAQVQGVHHDKPGDSFEVEMNVRDASPRDFDALVLPGGVANPDTLRMSAESIDFIRQFAGEEKPIAAICHGPWPLIDAGVAKASHMTSWPSLQTDLRNAGAEWTDDEVVIDGRLVTSRKPDDLPAFNNAIKNMLEIDVGAAEGGPSS
- a CDS encoding DnaJ C-terminal domain-containing protein, which translates into the protein MEYKDYYKTLGVARNASAEDIKAAYRRLVRKHHPDISKATDADQKTKEINEAYAVLGDAEKRAAYDAPAAGMHGQRSRPPDWGAGSFGRAGAGPRSRAAHGFPGQDFGSAEFAGADFFSDLFAQAGTRRRGATAGQPGEDIHATMPVSLHDIYHGASRLVSLQLPGGAGEQQVHVTIPKGALPGQQLRMPGQGRPGYHGGPPGDLVLELQLRPEPRYRVEGKNVIARLPVTPWEAALGASIDVATPSGQVSVTVPAGSQGGRKLRLRGRGLPAHPAGDLYLELEVVLPPADHPRARELYQAMARELAFNPRAATRS
- a CDS encoding c-type cytochrome, with the protein product MNRWVKGTSLVLAVLAAGALAVAVAGKYLGERKMARVITVEMAPFVMPSKAISLAQGRYLFSTRGCADCHGANGAGREIIRSGAMLVVSPAIAPGADSITNSYTATDWVRTLRHGIKPDGRPVMIMPSEDYNRLTDDDVAALISYVRRLPPVDGRAALVQLPLTVKVMYAFGYVKDAAEMINHALPPQQPVLPSVSLEHGKYVANSCIGCHGAGLSGGRIPGSPPDWPAPANLTPGPGNAMALYDTPEAFMAMLRTGNRPDGSAISKVMPFGSLKQMNDTDVRALHAYLQTLPPRPAGGR
- a CDS encoding beta/gamma crystallin-related protein, which codes for MKSLLNMAAVAFTASLAQAAGAGEVILFSAGDFDGREVRLRGDTPDLNRYGFNDRSASMVVQSGIWELCFHARYQGECRIYEPGQYRSLGRFTGNLSSLREIERGDSRDERGEWRDARRRARQPELVLFEGTNLGGRALPIRGGNDNLARAGFNDRAQSMLIERGRWEVCQHRDFGGMCRVYGPGEYRVLDRSLRRAISSVRLVSSGRSRGYGPDTGYGRALPDHERGDFDRRDGYQPHHEPRYELRDDPRNDSRNDPRDDSRDDPRYEPRDDR
- a CDS encoding MATE family efflux transporter produces the protein MLVGQLATVGMGVADVAMTGQVSAAALAAVSLGASVWSIIVVTVIGVMQAINTVVAHEIGAGQTASIAHTVRQALWKGALVGLVACLLTNLATLVFNHIGLEASVNAEASLYVHVISLGMPAFACFRALYGYTTSINETKPVMVISILGLLYNILANWLLIFGNWGFPELGALGCAVATASGMWLMLLAMVAWIRYAPAYRATYPFTHWEGPHWPEIAAMLRLGLPIGVTYFAEVSAFGAVSLLVARFGVVQVAAHQIALNFASFVFMVPLSFGVGMITRVGQALGEGNPARARFASFVGVGMSVAFSVLSALFILVFRWEIARAYTVDPAVQALCVQLLLFAALFQLSDATQVAASSAIRGYKVTRQPMQIQLLAFWGVSLPVGCMLGLAPDWFAWSPAQPMAAQGFWIGLVLGLTVAAVLLTWSLQRLSRLRAQPAAPVAAPAR
- a CDS encoding DPP IV N-terminal domain-containing protein, with amino-acid sequence MRFMLCLLAALSCAPALAERLTLDRIHADSALSGKPVTNLKVSPDGARVTFLRGRPDNQYQMDLWEYNMKAKTQRRLVDSKLLVPNEVLSPEEQARRERARSASLSGILNYSWSPDGNTLLVPIAGDLFLVDANKPASARKVASGNVADPKLSPKGRYLSFVRKQNLFVIDLTTGQEKQLTTDGGGTVFNGEAEFVAQEEMDQRTGYYWAPDESYIAYKRFDESPVPVVKRFEILADRTTVVEQRYPAAGDPNVLVDLMLVSPVTGAQRKVELGANRDIYLVQADWSADSKHLVYQLQSRDQKRLDLIAVDAATLAQRPLLTETSRTWVSLHNDLKFLKGRNAFLWSSERTGRNHLYLYDMSGKLLTAVSAGNWGIDEVLAVDEKANRVYVASNRDAAIDRQVYALALNGSTADKPTRITKADGWHNVSFAQNGQIYVDNFSDPSTPPQVSIHRADGKMIDWLEKNEVNASHPYARYMPDLLKPEYGTLQSHDGQTLHYSIIKPARMQPNAKYPVYVSHYGGPGAQHVARRWGGDFDQYMAQQGFIVFKLDNRGSARRERKFVDAIYGNMGKAEVEDQLVGIDWLRKQSFVDPARIGVNGWSYGGYLTLRLLSAASDKIAIGVSGAPVTDWALYDTHYTERYTGGTPKANPDAYKNSGVFNYLDGLKSPLLLIHGMADDNVLFSNTTRLIDELVNRGVRFDLMTYPGAKHGIASRAGKRHRDATIDAFFRKHLAEPRR
- a CDS encoding CsbD family protein; this encodes MNKDQVNGKMQDIGGKIQEEAGKMVGNKEQEAKGLKNQVEGKTQEKYGDAKEQVKDSLN